From uncultured Desulfobacter sp.:
AACGCACTGTTTCTTTATCTTGTCTGGATCTCCACGGGATTTATGATCTTTGGCGTATCACGCTCCTTTGGACATATTCTGCGGCAATGTCTGATTTTAACGTCCAACACTGACACCTGGCAGATGATCGCGGCCTTTTCCGGCAGCGTCAACACAGTCTCTTTCATGCTGGTAAGCCTGATTACCCTGTTTTTCAATAAGAGCTGGGAGATCAACGAAAAAATTCTGACCTCCCGGAAAAAACTGGAAGCCGCCCATGGTGAACTTCTAAGTTTAAACCAGAACCTGGAGCAAAAGGTGGTTGAACGCACAGAGAGGCTCACAAGTTCCGAACATAAGGCCCGACGGATTTTTGAATACTCTTTGGATACGATTCTGGTTACCGACGCGCATTTCAAAATCCAGGAAATCAATAACGCCGGCATCTCCCTGACAGGATACAAAAAAGAACAGATGCTGGAACAGAACATGGGACTGATGGATTTCATCGCCCATGCCCCGGACTGGGGGCATATCTTAAAAGAGCTGAACACCAACGAATATATCCTTAATGAAGAATGCGAATTTTTAAATTCAGATAATATGGAGATCCGGGTGATGATCACCGGCGGTGTCGATTACGGCGCGTTCGGCTGTGCCAAAACCTTTCATTTCATCATCAAGGATATCAACGAAAAAAAACAGATGGAGCAGCAGATCGCCCAGGCCGACAAATTAGCGGCATTAGGCGAATTGTCCGCAGGTGTGGCCCATGAAATCAATAACCCTTTGGGTATCATCCTTGGCTACACCCAGCTTATGCTCAAAGAGTCGTCTGAATTTGAAGAAGATTTAAAAATCATTGAAAAACACGTAAAAAATTGCCGGAACGTCGTCAGCAACCTGCTCTCTTTTTCAAGGAAGGGTTCCAGGGAAATGAAAAATGTGGATATCCATAAAATGTTGAATGGCGTAGTCGATTTTCTAAGAAACCATTCTGATTTCAAAAACGTTAAAATACAACTCAATTGGTGGGAAAATGAACGCCTCCGGGTCAAGGGCAATGCCCAGGAACTAACCCAGGTGGTGTTAAACCTGATGATCAATGCCTGCCACGCCATTAAGGATACCCCGGACGGTTTCATAGAACTTGTGACCCAAAAGGAAAAGGCCCATATGCTCATTCATGTCAAGGATAACGGCACCGGCATCCCCAAACAGCATATGCCCCGGATTTTCGATCCTTTTTTCACCACCAAACCCGTGGGCCAGGGCACAGGGTTAGGCCTTTCCGTGGGATACGGCCTTATCCGCCACCACCAGGGGAA
This genomic window contains:
- a CDS encoding ATP-binding protein; translation: MIAPYIPMVVIDMIGSFAMVVLSLLCCYKAKILRETDQDNALFLYLVWISTGFMIFGVSRSFGHILRQCLILTSNTDTWQMIAAFSGSVNTVSFMLVSLITLFFNKSWEINEKILTSRKKLEAAHGELLSLNQNLEQKVVERTERLTSSEHKARRIFEYSLDTILVTDAHFKIQEINNAGISLTGYKKEQMLEQNMGLMDFIAHAPDWGHILKELNTNEYILNEECEFLNSDNMEIRVMITGGVDYGAFGCAKTFHFIIKDINEKKQMEQQIAQADKLAALGELSAGVAHEINNPLGIILGYTQLMLKESSEFEEDLKIIEKHVKNCRNVVSNLLSFSRKGSREMKNVDIHKMLNGVVDFLRNHSDFKNVKIQLNWWENERLRVKGNAQELTQVVLNLMINACHAIKDTPDGFIELVTQKEKAHMLIHVKDNGTGIPKQHMPRIFDPFFTTKPVGQGTGLGLSVGYGLIRHHQGKITAANRKSQGAQFTIRLPLVNTNSDEE